AACCGTCTGTGAATCAAGATGATCAAGAGAAGCAAATGAACAAATATGACATCGCTGTTATCGGTGGAGGCATGGTAGGTGCCGCGGTTGCGATTGGTTTTGCCAAGCAAGGCCGCAGTGTACTGGTGATAGACAGCGCCGTGCCTGAAGCGTTTTTCCCGCAACAGGCTATGGATATCCGTGTTTCTGCCATCTCGCATAATTCGGTGCGACTGCTCGAGACTCTCGGCGCTTGGCAGCACATTAAGGCGATGCGTGTTTGTCCTTACAAGCGCCTTGAAACATGGGAGCACCCAGAGTGTCGCACACGTTTTCACAGTGATGCGCTGCAGCTAGAACAGTTGGGTTTCATTGTTGAAAACCGTTTGATTCAATTGGGTTTATGGCAAGAGTTTGCTCATTATGACAATTTGACGCTGCTGTGCCCAGAACGTCTTCAAAGCATCCAGTTTATGCAAACTAACCTGTTAACACTGGAAAGTGGCCTACAGGTTGAGGCGGATTGGGTCATTGGTGCCGATGGGGCTCACTCCAAAGTACGAGATTTAGCGGGCATTGGTGTGACGGCTTGGGATTATCGCCAACATTGTATGTTGATAAGCGTAGAGACTGCGCTGCCGCAGCAAGACATCACGTGGCAGCAATTTACCCCAAGTGGTCCTCGCTCTTTCTTACCGTTGTGTGGGAACCAAGCTTCTCTGGTGTGGTATGACTCACCGCAGCGTATTCGCAAGCTCTCTTCTCTCTCGTCGGAGCAGCTTAAGCAAGAAGTTCTCGCTCATTTTCCTGGCGAGTTGGGCGAGATCAACGTATTACGTTGGGGGACGTTCCCGCTGACTCGTCGACACGCACAAAGCTATGCCAAGCACAACTGCCTGCTTGTTGGCGATGCGGCTCACACTATTAATCCGCTTGCCGGCCAAGGGGTTAATTTAGGTTTTAAAGATGTCGAACAACTGCTTAAGGTCTGTGATGGCAAACCATTGACCTTGCAAGCGCAAAAGCAATATCAATCCGCGCGTCGTGCCGATAATCTGCTGATGCAAACAGGAATGGATCTGTTCTATAAAGGGTTTAGCAACGATCTTACGCCATTAAAATTTGCCCGTAATGCCGCGTTGAAGCTGGCTGAACATTCTGGGCCAATCAAGCAGCAAGTGCTGAAATACGCATTAGGGCTATAAAGAACACATTATTTTTTATTCAGGAAGCGAGCTTGTTTGGGCTCGCTTTTTTACGAGGAATCGAAAGAGATTTGAGAGGCTTAGATAAAACAAAACCCAGCCAAAGCTGGGTTTAATGTTTATGGTGCGGAAGGAGAGACTCGAACTCTCACACCTTGCGGCGCCAGAACCTAAATCTGGTGCGTCTACCAATTTCGCCACTTCCGCACAAATTGTTTTGCTATTAAGAACTGAATCTCAACAGCGATATAGTGGCAGGTCTACCTGGATTCGAACCAGGGAATGACGGGATCAAAACCCGTTGCCTTACCGCTTGGCGATAGACCTGCAGTGATAGTGTGACTATCAAATCATGGTGCGGAAGGAGAGACTCGAACTCTCACACCTTGCGGCGCCAGAACCTAAATCTGGTGCGTCTACCAATTTCGCCACTTCCGCACAAATTGTCTTGCTATTAAGAACTGAATCTCAACAGCGATATAGTGGCAGGTCTACCTGGATTCGAACCAGGGAATGACGGGATCAAAACCCGTTGCCTTACCGCTTGGCGATAGACCTGCAGAGACAGCCAGTGCTATCAAAACTATGGTGCGGAAGGAGAGACTCGAACTCTCACACCTTGCGGCGCCAGAACCTAAATCTGGTGCGTCTACCAATTTCGCCACTTCCGCACAAATTGTCTTGCTATCAAGAATTGAATCTCAACAGCGATATAGTGGCAGGTCTACCTGGATTCGAACCAGGGAATGACGGGATCAAAACCCGTTGCCTTACCGCTTGGCGATAGACCTGCAGTGATAGTGTGACTATCAAATCATGGTGCGGAAGGAGA
This Vibrio navarrensis DNA region includes the following protein-coding sequences:
- a CDS encoding 2-octaprenyl-3-methyl-6-methoxy-1,4-benzoquinol hydroxylase is translated as MNKYDIAVIGGGMVGAAVAIGFAKQGRSVLVIDSAVPEAFFPQQAMDIRVSAISHNSVRLLETLGAWQHIKAMRVCPYKRLETWEHPECRTRFHSDALQLEQLGFIVENRLIQLGLWQEFAHYDNLTLLCPERLQSIQFMQTNLLTLESGLQVEADWVIGADGAHSKVRDLAGIGVTAWDYRQHCMLISVETALPQQDITWQQFTPSGPRSFLPLCGNQASLVWYDSPQRIRKLSSLSSEQLKQEVLAHFPGELGEINVLRWGTFPLTRRHAQSYAKHNCLLVGDAAHTINPLAGQGVNLGFKDVEQLLKVCDGKPLTLQAQKQYQSARRADNLLMQTGMDLFYKGFSNDLTPLKFARNAALKLAEHSGPIKQQVLKYALGL